TTAGGACATTGAGTAAATCCCTGATTTCACGCCGCCCGGCATTTCGGCGCGGTGTTTCTAACGGTGGCCAGGAAAAGCCTGCGGCGGCGGAGTCGCCCTTGCGCAAGCTGGGCTGGAAGCCGTTTTTCCAACAGCAGCTGAGTCTGGACGAGCTGAACGACTGCGAGCCGGTCAAGGTCATGGCCGTGCACCGCAGCCAGATCGAGGTGACGGGCGAGGCCGGCGATGAGGCGGTGTTGGTTCATGGCCCGCTGTTTGACGATGCCAGCGAGCGGCCCACGGTGGGCGATTGGCTGTTGCTGGAGCGTGCATCCCGCAAGCCGCTGCGCCGCCTGGAGCGCAGTAGTCTGTTCAAGCGTATGGCGCCGGGCGCTCGGCAGGCGCAGTTGATTGCGGCGAATGTGGACAACGTGCTGATCGTCTCCTCCTGCAACCACGACTTCAACCTGTCGCGGGTGGAGCGCTATCTGGCGCTGGTGAAGGAGGCTGGCTGTCGCGCCTGCCTGGTTCTCACCAAAGCCGATCTGGACCAGAACCACGATCCCTACCGCACTGCCCTCAAGGGCCATCGCGACCTGCCAGTGGTACTGGTGAATGCGCTCGACGCGGAGAGTGTGGCGCCGCTGCGCGAATACTGCCGCAGCGGCGAAACCCTGGCGCTGCTGGGTTCATCCGGTGTGGGTAAGTCCACTTTGCTGAACAGCCTCGCCGGCGCCGAGCTGGCCGCCACCGGTGGTATACGGGAAGACGACAGCAAGGGCCGGCACACCACCCGACACCGCGCACTCTATGCCATTCCCAACGGTGGTCTGTTGCTGGACAGCCCGGGTATGCGTGAACTGGGTCTCGCCGATGTATACGATGGCCTTGCGGCGACCTTTGCGGATATCAGTGCACTGGCCGCCAAGTGTCGGTTTGCCGACTGCGCTCACGAGTCGGAACCGGGCTGTGCGGTGCAGGCTGCCATCGAATCGGACACCCTGGATGAGCGTCGCCTGCGCAACTGGCGCAAGCTGGAACGGGAGGTGCGTCGCAATACGCGCACACTGGCGGAGTCGCGCGCGGACGACAAAGCGCTGGGGCAGATGTACCGCTCGGTGCAGAGCCACGCGCGAGCACGCAAGACTAGGGAAGAGTAGGGAAGAGTAGGGAAGACTAGGAATATAGTGATCCTGCCAAATAAAAAAGGCCCACTGGCGTTTCGTCAGCGGGCCTTTTTTTTAATTTTCGAGATTAATTGGGGGCTGCCTGGCCCGCGGTATCGGGCACCGGCGGGGTAAGGCTTATTTGGCCGCCCTGGGATTCGATCCAGTCATTCATCCGGCTTTCCAGTACATTGAGCGGCAGCGCCCCGGCGCCCAGCAACGCGTCGTGGAACTGGCGGATATCAAAATTGTTCCCCAGTGCTTCCTCCGCGCGCGCACGGATTTCCTTGATCTTCAGCTGGCCCACCTTGTAGGCCAACGCCTGACCCGGCCACACCAGATAGCGGTCGATTTCCACTACGATGTCGTGTTCCGGCTTTGCGCTGTTATTGACAAAGTACTGGATGGCCTCGTCCCGGCTCCAGCCCAGCTGGTGCATGCCGGTATCCACCACCAGCCGCACCGCGCGCCACATATCGTAGGTGAGGGCTCCGAATTCATTGTAGGGATCGGTGTACAGGCCGAGGTCATACCCGAGGCTTTCGGAATACAGCCCCCAGCCCTCCACAAACCCGGTGTAGAACTTGTTGCGACGCAGCGGGTGGATATCCCCCTGTTCCTGGGCGAGGGCAATCTGCAGGTGATGCCCCGGCATGGCTTCGTGCACTGTCAGTGCTTCCATCTCCCATTTGGGTCGGCTTTTCAGGTTGTAGGTATTGGCAAAAAATACCCCGGCGCGGCCCGCTTCCATGGAGCCCGGCTGATAGTAGGCGGTGGTCTGCGATTTTTCCGAGTAGCCCGGGATCGGCTTCACACCGTAGGGCAGCCGCGGCAGGGTGCCGAACAACGCGGGCAGCTCGCCGTCGATGCGCTTGGCAATATCCCGGTAGTCTTTCAGCAGGTCTTGTTTATTCTCATAGTAAAACTGCGGGTCGTTGCGCAGGAATTCGGTAAACGCCTTGAAGTCGCCATCGAAGCCGGTTTTCTGGATGATGCGATCCATCTCGCCGCGAATACGGCGCACTTCCTCTAGACCAATGCGGTGAATTTCTTCCGGGCTCAGGTCGGTGGTGGTTTCTTCCCGCACTTTGTAGGCGTACCAGCGAATCCCATCCTCATTTTTGGTGAAGGCAATTTCGGTGTTGGCCTTGGGAATATATTCACGCTCAACGTATTCCGCAAAGCGTTTCCAGTTGGGAATCAGGGTTCTCTGGTAGATATTCTGCGCGCGCGTGCGCAGACGATTCTGTTGCGCTACGGGAATGCTTGCGGGCATTTCGTAGAACGCTTTGAGCAGCGGGCTCTGCTTGGGATCTGCCGGGATCAGTGCGCGGATCTGTCCGGGGAGGTCGCGCAGGGTAATCTGTGGTGGCGTAAGTTCTTGCGCCAGCCCCATCTCCATAAGAATACGGGTTTGTTCGATCAGTCCCGGCAGTTTGTCGAGGCGCGCGAGAATATCTTCATAGTCTGCGGCGGTGCGCTTGGGCATGGCATTCAAGACACTCGGTACACTGCGCTGGATGCCGCTCATGTGGTTCACTGGCAGCAGGTGTTCGGGAAACTGGTAGCCGCGCACTTGCAGGAGCAGGTCCTGGTAGAGCAGTTGGTAGTCGAGCTTTTCCGCGTCGCTGAGTTTGTCTTCGTTGAGGTGGCGGCTGGCGACGAGCAGATCGCGGGTCTGCCCTTTACGGCGCTCGATAGCTTTGATGGATTGATCGGTCCAGTCCTGTTCGCCGCCGGGATAGCCCCGATAGGTGGCGGACTCTGGATAGCTTTCCATAATCCAGCGGTACCGCAGGTCTTGCAGTGCCTGCAGCTTTTCACTGGCACCATTCTTGGGTAACGCGTCCATGGCCTTGTCGAAGGTTTTATGGTCCATCGCCTGCACATTCAGGCTGGTGGCCATAATGGCTGCGGATAAGCTGGGAAGCTTTGGGTTCAGGATTTTTTTTACGGAAAGGGAAAAGGACATCGTACTTCCTGTCTCTGTTTTATTTGTCGTGTATTCGTAGCGCTTAACGTTGATGTTAAGGCAGAGCGCAGGGTGGAGCATTTGGAAACCGTCGCAAACAGGGATGAATTCACAGGGGGCGCCTAGCCCGGTTCCAAATGCTCCACCCTGTGATCTGCCGCCACTAAGTATGTTCGGAGCACCGATCTAGGTGCCGGGGCGGCCAACCACCGGGTATTCGTTTTCAAAACCGCTGTGAATACATCCCTGTACGCTGCGTCGGCGACGTCCCTGTCGCCGACGCTTTTGAAAACGAATACCCGGCACTTGGCCTTCGATTCGAGTAATGCGCGTTGTTAGCGTTATATTGCTGCTGCCTGTCCTTTTGGCTGGGACTGGTGCATTTGCGACTGGCGTTCGCGGATTTGTTGTTCGATACCCTGGGCATCAAGGCCGATTTCGGCGAGCAGTTTGGGGTGCTTGCCGTGTTCGATGATTTTGTCGGGCAAGCCCAGTTGCAGCAGGGGCACCGGAACAATGCGTTGGTTCAGGTATTCTGAAACTGCGCTGCCCGCGCCGCCGGCAACGGTGTTTTCTTCGAGCGTTACCAGCAACTCGTGGCTATCGGCCAGGCGGTCAATCAGTGCTTCGTCCAGCGGTTTCACCCAGCGCATGTCCACCAGGGTTGCCCCGAGTTTTTCTGCCGCTTCACGCGCCGGGGCCAGCAAGGTGCCGAAGCTCAGAATGGCAATGTCCTTGCCTTCCTGAATCACGCGGCCTATGCCCACCGGCAACGCGGTCATTTCTTTTTCGATTGCGACACCCGGGCCAGTGCCGCGCGGGTAGCGCACAGCGGATGGGCCCTGGTGCTGGTATGCGGTGTACAGCAGCTGGCGGCATTCGTTCTCGTCAGCAGGCGCGGCGATGACGAGGTTCGGCAGGCAGCGCATAAACGTCAGGTCGAAGCTGCCCGCGTGGGTGGGGCCGTCTTCGCCAACCAGGCCAGCGCGGTCGATGGCGAAGGTCACATCCAGGTTTTGGATGGCCACGTCGTGCACCAGTTGGTCGTATCCACGCTGCAGGAAGGTGGAGTAAATGGCCACTACCGGCTTCTGGTCTTCACAGGCGAGGCCGGCTGCGAGGGTAACCGCGTGTTGCTCGGCAATGGCCACATCGTGGTAACGCTCCGGAAAGCGCTCGGCGAACTCGACCATACCGGAGCCTTCACACATGGCCGGGGTGATGCCGACGAGCTTGTCATCCTGCTCGGCGGTATCGCACAGCCACTGGCCAAAAATATCCTGGTACTTCGGGCCTTTTTTCTTTGTCTCGCTGTTTTTTTCTGCCGACGGAGCCACCTGGACCTTGGGCTCCGGCTCGAGCTTGTTGAGCGCGTGGTAGCCCACCGGGTCTTCTTCCGCCGGGCCAAAGCCCTTGCCCTTGGTGGTGACGATGTGCAGCAGCTGCGGACCGCGCTGGTTGCGCAGGTTGCGCAGGGTGTGCACCAGGTCCTGCATATTGTGGCCATCGAGCGGGCCCACGTAGTTGAACCCCAGCTCTTCAAACAGCGTGCCGGGGGTAATCATGCCTTTGACGTGTTCTTCGGTACGGCGCGCCAGCTGCCAGGCTTTGGGAATGACAGACAGGATCTTGCGGCTGCCCTCGCGCATGTTCAGGTAGGTTTTGCTGGCGAGAATACGCGCGAAGTAGGTGGCGAGGCCGCCCACGTTCTTGGAGATGGACATGCGGTTGTCGTTCAGCACCACCAGCATGTCTCTGCCGGTGTGTGCCGCATGATTCAGGGCCTCGAACGCCATACCGGCGGTCATGGCACCATCGCCGATCACCGCCACCACCTTGCGCTCGTCCGGCGAGCCCAGGGCCATGCCCAGCGCTGCACTGATGGAGGTGCTGGAGTGACCCACACCAAAGGTGTCGTAGGGGCTCTCGCTGCGCTTGGGGAAGCCCGACAGGCCGCCCTGCTGGCGAATGGAGAGCATCTGCTCGCGGCGGCCGGTAAGAATTTTATGCGGGTAGGTCTGGTGGCCCACATCCCACACCAGCCGGTCTTCCGGGGTGTTGTAGATGTAATGCAGGGCGATGGTCAGCTCCACCACGCCGAGTCCGGCGCCAAAATGGCCGCCAGTCTGGCCCACGCAGTAGAGCAGGTATTCGCGCAGCTCGCTGGCCAGCTCGGGCAACTGTTTTTCCGGCAGCGTGCGCAGTTGGGCCGGGTCGTCGATCTGGTCGAGCAGCGGCGTGGACGGGCGCTGGCGGGGTATCTCGTCGAACATCAAGGGTCCTGATTCGGGCATCCGGGCCCCGCACGCCTGGCGGCAGCCCAAGGTATCAATTGCAACTGATATAAGAAGCGGATTGTATGCCCACCGCGGGGAGATTGCATCCCGCGCGAATGCTGGCTCGCCGGTCAGCCTCTTCCTGTGTCTGCCGGCGATGCTCGCTCCGCTGGCGGATTTACAGCCAGCCCAGTATCAGATACACGCCGAGCAGCAGCACCACGCCGGCCACCATACTGCCGGTGAGCCAGTTGCGGGCCATGATGCCGTCGGCGCGGTGGTGGCTGGCCACACCCTCGATCATGCGCTCGACACCGCCGACCGCGGCGCCGCGCAGGCGCTGGTCGAGGGCAAACAGCCGGTCAAACAGGGCGCGCATGGCGTCGGGTACCAGCCGGCGATAGATCCATTCCGCATCCAGGTTGACCGACGGCAGCTCCGGCGGATACAGGTGGCGCAGGTTCAGCCACACGAACGCCAGTGCCGAGAAGAACAGCAGTTGCAGTTGTGTCAGCACGTGTGTGACATCGTAGGGAGTGTAGGACATCTCGTAGGGCAGCAGGCTGTAGAGCGCCTGGGGATAGATGCCGATGGTCAGGCACAGGGCCGCGGCAATGCTCATGGCGATCAGCATGTTCACCGGCGGCTCGCGCGCGGGGAGCTTGGCGTCGTGCGCAAAGAACGCAAAGTAGGGGATCTTGATACCGGCATGGTGGAAGACACCGGCTGATGCAAACAGCAGGATCAGCCACACCCAGTCATGGCCATTCTTGATCGCCGCGCTCATCACCATGGACTTGCTGACAAAGCCACTGAACAGCGGGAAGGCGGAAATCGACGCGGCGCCGATAATGCACAGCACCGTGGTCTTGGGCATTTTCTTGTACAGGCCGCCCAGTTCAGAACCGTTGATCTTGCCGGTGACATGCAGCACGGCGCCCATGGACATGAACAGCAGGCCCTTGAAGATCACATCGTTAAACGCGTGGGCCACCGCGCCGTTGATGGCCAGGGAGGTGCCGATACCAATGCCCACCACCATAAAGCCCAGCTGGTTGATCAGGCTGTAGGCCAGCACCCGGCGCAGGTCGTTTTCGATCACCGCATAGAAAATGGGGAAGCAGGCCATGGTGGCACCGATATACACCAGCAGCTCGGTGCCGGGATAGGCGCGCGCCAGCGCGTAGACCGCCACCTTGGTGGTGAAGGCGCTGAGGAATACGGTACCGGTGGGGGTGGATTCCGGATAGGCGTCGGTGAGCCAGTTGTGGAAGAACGGGAAGGCGCACTTGATACCGAAGGCGAGGAAGATCATCCAGCCTGCGGGGTTGTCGAGGACGCTGCCGTCCAGACCAATGGGCCCAAAGGCGAGCGAATCGTGGGTCTGCCCGTAAAAAACGATGCCGCCGAGCAGCAGCAATCCGGAGAGGATATGCAGGGTGAAGTAGCGCAGCCCCGCCAGGTACGCGCGCCCATTGCGGCGCGCCCACACCAGAAATACCGACGTCAGCGCCAGCAGTTCCCAGAAGATAAACAGGGTCAGCAGGTCGCCGGCAAACACCGCACCCAGTGCGCTGCCCGCATACGCCATGCTGGCCACCTGTTGCAGGGTGTCGCGCACATGCAGGGCGTAGATGACCGAGATCAGCGCCGCGATGTGGTACAGGTAGCCGAACAGCAGGCTCAGCTTGTCTGCCTTGAACAGCAGCAGGTGAAAATCGAGAATCGCGTAGTGACCGAAGCTAGTTTCACCGAGCAGCCATAAATTGGCGAGACCGACCACCGGCACCGCAATAAACAACAGCGTCCGCGCCCAGCCGCGCAGAAACAGCCCCAGTGCGGCGGCGATAAAGAAGGGCACAAATGGCGCTACTTCAAACATGCTCATGCCCTCCGCTCACCGGTGCCGGGGCATGTGCCGTGTCAGATTCATGCTGTGCATTGCCGACGTTGTCGAAGTCGGCCAGTTCGCGCTTATCGTAATAGTCTTCCGGCCGCATCAGAAAGGTGCGCATCCACTTGGCGGCGAATACCAGAACCACACAACCCACGAAACCGTAAACCGGGTAGAACCCGGGCAGGCCTTCCGCGCGGAATTCCGTGTGGCGATGAATCACAAAGTCCAGTGCGAATAACAAGATACAGATACCGTAGAACACCCGCAGCATTGTGCGGATGTTGTCCGGATTGTCGAAGAACGCCTGTTTTTCACCACGCATTAGGGCACCTTTTAAATCAAATCCCAGCCTTGATCAGCTGGTAGAACGCATCGGGAAACAGCAGTAAATAAATACAGCCCGCCGCGGTAATGCTGAGGGCAATCAGGGAGGGCAGCGGTGCCTCTTTGATGGCGACAGCCCCGCCGGCGGTGACCGCACCCGGATTGTTGTTGGTAAAGAACGCGCGCAGCGGAATCGGCAGCAGGTAAGCGATACTCAGCAGCGAGCTGATCATCAGCAGTGCCATCAGGATCCACTGTTCTGCCTCGAAGGTACCCAGCATGAGATACCACTTGCTCCAGGTGCCTCCCGTGGGCGGGATACCGATGATGCACAGGCTGGCCACCAGGAAGGCGGTCATGGTGATCGGCATTTGCCGGCCCAGCCCGCGCATTTCATGGATTTCGGTTTTGTGGGCCGCTACCAGAATGGCGCCGGCGCAGAAAAACAGGGTGATCTTGCCAAAAGCGTGCATCACGATATGCAGTGCACTGCCGGTCATGCCCGCGCTGGTGGCGAGCAGCGCACCCAGGGTGATATAGCCGAGCTGGCTGACCGTGGAATAGGCGAGGCGTTTTTTCAGGTTCTGCTGGCGCAAGGCAATGATGGACGCGAGCAGAATGGAGGCCGCGGCCAGATACAACAGCCAGTTGGTGGCGGGAATACTGCGCAGGGTTTCAAAGCCGAATATCAGCAGGCACACCTTCAGCAGTACAAAGACCCCCGCCTTCACCACCGCCACCGCATGCAGCAATGCACTCACCGGCGTCGGCGCCACCATGGCTGCCGGCAGCCAGCGATGGAACGGCATGATCGCCGCCTTGCCCACGCCGAATACAAAAAATACCAGCAATACCGACAACAGGGCGGCAGAAGTGTCCGGCGAGAAGACACCGCCGGGCTGGAACGACAGGGTGCCCGTCAGCAACCAGGTGGCGATGATCGCCAGCAGGAAAAAGCCCACGGACGTGCCGAGCAAAATGCCCAGGTAAGTGCGCCCGCCCTGACGCGCCTTGTCGGTACCGGCGTGGGTGACCAGCGGATAGGTACAGAGCGTCAGCACTTCATAGAAAATAAACAGCGTAAACAGGTTCTCGGCAAATGCGATCCCCATGACCGCGCCAATGGAAACCGCGAACAGGCTGAAAAAGCGGGTCTGGTTTTTTTCCCCGTGGCCGCGCATATAACCGATGGCGTACACCGTGGTGATGATCCACAGAAAGCTCGCCACCAGCGCAAACAGCAGCCCGAGCGGTTCAACGCGAAACGCCAGCGCCAGCCCGGGGAGAATATCCAGCCAGTGCACCGCAATGGTGTCGCCGTCCAGCATGGGCTGGTAGAGCTGCGTCACCACCGCGGACAATGCGCTGGCGGCAATCAGTGAAACGGCCTCGCGCACATTTTCCCGGCGGGCGGTGAGCTGAATACCCACCAATGCCAGCAGAGGGATCAGCAGGGTAAGTTGTAACAGAAAGGATTCACTCATTGCGCAGCGCCTCCAAGCAGGAATTGGGCGGCTGCGGCAGATACTTCTACCGGCAGGCGGGTATCGATTCCGAAATAGACATTGGCGGCGATCAGCAGCCACGCCGGCAACAGAATACCCAGCGGGGCCTCCTTCACCGTGTCATCTGTGGGAGCCTGGAAATAGGCCGCTTCCACCAGTTTCCAGATATAAGCCACCGCCAGCAGTGAACCGAGCACCACCAGGATGGCTACCCCCCACAGCTGCTGCTCGACCGCCGCGGCAATCAGGTACCACTTGCTCACAAAGCCCACGGTCAGCGGCATGCCGATCAGGCTGAGCCCGCCCACCACGATCGCCGCCATGGTCCAGGGCATGGTGCGGCCAAGGCCGCGAAATTGCTCGATGCGGCAGCCGCCCAGTTGATAAACGAGCCCAGCCAGCGCCAGAAACAGCCCGCCCTTCATCAGGGCGTGATTGAACAGGTGTAGCAGTGTGGCCTGCAGTGCGGTGGCCGTGCCGATGCCGATACCAACCACCATGTAGCCGATCTGCGCCACGCTGGAAAACGCCAGCATACGTTTGATGTTGGCCTGGTAAATGGCGACCGTGGATGCCGCGAACACGCCCACCAGCCCCAGCCCGATCAGCAGGGTGTCCAGCGGCAAGTGCGACAGGGAAAAGTCCACCCCGAACACGGTAAAGGTAAATCGCAGCAGCAGATACAGTGCCACCTTGGTGGCCGTAGCAGCGAGAAAGGCGGTAACGATAGAGGGCGCGCAGCTGTAGGCGTTGGGCAGCCACAGGTGCAGCGGAAACAGCGCGAGCTTCAGGCAGATGCCCACAAAGATAAACGCAAATGCCGCGAGTACGGTGGTGGACTCGCTGAGTGGCGGAATGCGCTCGGCCAGGTCCGCCATATTCAGGGTGCCGGTCATCATGTACAGGAAGCCGATCCCGATCAGGATAAACGTGGCCCCGATGGTGCCCATGATCAAATACTGGAAGGCAGCCCAGAGCGCGCGCCGGTCTTTGCCCAGTGCGATCAATGCATAGGTCGAAAGGGATGAGATCTCGAGGAAAACAAACACATTGAACGCATCGCCGGTTGCCACAATCCCCAGCAGCCCGGCAAAGCACAGCAGGTACAGGGTGTAGAACACCGTTTGCCGGTTGGCTTCCAGTTCCCGTGCCACGCTGGTGCGGGCCGCAGCCAATACCGCCGTGCTCAGTGCGGTGACAATCAGCAGCACCCAGGCATTCAGCAGGTCAATGCGATACTCGATGCCCCAGGGTGCATGCCAGCCCCCGAGCTCATAGGTGATGGGGCCAGACAGGTACACCTGCTGCAGTAATAAAACACTGACCACCAGCGCGGCCAGGCTCACCGCCAGGGTGAACAGCCACGCGAGGGTGGCCTTGCGGATAAACAGGCAGGAGGGCGCCGCCATTAACGGCAGAATAACCTGCAAAATGGGAAGATGTGCCAGCATGGTTTATTGCTCCTTACCGGCAGAGGTCTGGGCGGCGGCAGCCTGTTGCGCGCTGCGCTCCTGCAGGGCTTCTTCGGCCTGGATGTCGCGCTCTTCGATGGACCCGTAAGCGCCTTTGATGCGGATGATAAGCGCCAGAGCCAGCGAGGTGGTCGCAATGCCGACCACAATGGCGGTGAGAATCAGCACGTGGGGCAGCGGATTGGAATACAGGGTTACGCCTTCACTGAGAATCGGTGCGCTACCACCGTCCACTTTGCCGACGCTGATATAGAAAATGAAAACCGAGGTCTGAAAAATATTCAGCCCGATAATTTTTTTAACCAGGTTGCCCTGGGCAATGACCATATACAGGCCGATCATCATCAGTGCGATAACGATCCAGTAATTGTAGTGTGATGCCAGTAACACCTTATCCGGCCCTCCCTTCTGCGCCCTGCACATCGTCCAGCGGCGGTAATACCGCTGAGGAAGCCGTTGCAGGAGTTTGCACGCTGCGCACACGCAGCT
This genomic interval from Microbulbifer sp. Q7 contains the following:
- the rsgA gene encoding ribosome small subunit-dependent GTPase A, coding for MSKSLISRRPAFRRGVSNGGQEKPAAAESPLRKLGWKPFFQQQLSLDELNDCEPVKVMAVHRSQIEVTGEAGDEAVLVHGPLFDDASERPTVGDWLLLERASRKPLRRLERSSLFKRMAPGARQAQLIAANVDNVLIVSSCNHDFNLSRVERYLALVKEAGCRACLVLTKADLDQNHDPYRTALKGHRDLPVVLVNALDAESVAPLREYCRSGETLALLGSSGVGKSTLLNSLAGAELAATGGIREDDSKGRHTTRHRALYAIPNGGLLLDSPGMRELGLADVYDGLAATFADISALAAKCRFADCAHESEPGCAVQAAIESDTLDERRLRNWRKLEREVRRNTRTLAESRADDKALGQMYRSVQSHARARKTREE
- a CDS encoding DUF885 family protein gives rise to the protein MSFSLSVKKILNPKLPSLSAAIMATSLNVQAMDHKTFDKAMDALPKNGASEKLQALQDLRYRWIMESYPESATYRGYPGGEQDWTDQSIKAIERRKGQTRDLLVASRHLNEDKLSDAEKLDYQLLYQDLLLQVRGYQFPEHLLPVNHMSGIQRSVPSVLNAMPKRTAADYEDILARLDKLPGLIEQTRILMEMGLAQELTPPQITLRDLPGQIRALIPADPKQSPLLKAFYEMPASIPVAQQNRLRTRAQNIYQRTLIPNWKRFAEYVEREYIPKANTEIAFTKNEDGIRWYAYKVREETTTDLSPEEIHRIGLEEVRRIRGEMDRIIQKTGFDGDFKAFTEFLRNDPQFYYENKQDLLKDYRDIAKRIDGELPALFGTLPRLPYGVKPIPGYSEKSQTTAYYQPGSMEAGRAGVFFANTYNLKSRPKWEMEALTVHEAMPGHHLQIALAQEQGDIHPLRRNKFYTGFVEGWGLYSESLGYDLGLYTDPYNEFGALTYDMWRAVRLVVDTGMHQLGWSRDEAIQYFVNNSAKPEHDIVVEIDRYLVWPGQALAYKVGQLKIKEIRARAEEALGNNFDIRQFHDALLGAGALPLNVLESRMNDWIESQGGQISLTPPVPDTAGQAAPN
- the dxs gene encoding 1-deoxy-D-xylulose-5-phosphate synthase yields the protein MFDEIPRQRPSTPLLDQIDDPAQLRTLPEKQLPELASELREYLLYCVGQTGGHFGAGLGVVELTIALHYIYNTPEDRLVWDVGHQTYPHKILTGRREQMLSIRQQGGLSGFPKRSESPYDTFGVGHSSTSISAALGMALGSPDERKVVAVIGDGAMTAGMAFEALNHAAHTGRDMLVVLNDNRMSISKNVGGLATYFARILASKTYLNMREGSRKILSVIPKAWQLARRTEEHVKGMITPGTLFEELGFNYVGPLDGHNMQDLVHTLRNLRNQRGPQLLHIVTTKGKGFGPAEEDPVGYHALNKLEPEPKVQVAPSAEKNSETKKKGPKYQDIFGQWLCDTAEQDDKLVGITPAMCEGSGMVEFAERFPERYHDVAIAEQHAVTLAAGLACEDQKPVVAIYSTFLQRGYDQLVHDVAIQNLDVTFAIDRAGLVGEDGPTHAGSFDLTFMRCLPNLVIAAPADENECRQLLYTAYQHQGPSAVRYPRGTGPGVAIEKEMTALPVGIGRVIQEGKDIAILSFGTLLAPAREAAEKLGATLVDMRWVKPLDEALIDRLADSHELLVTLEENTVAGGAGSAVSEYLNQRIVPVPLLQLGLPDKIIEHGKHPKLLAEIGLDAQGIEQQIRERQSQMHQSQPKGQAAAI
- a CDS encoding Na(+)/H(+) antiporter subunit D, with protein sequence MFEVAPFVPFFIAAALGLFLRGWARTLLFIAVPVVGLANLWLLGETSFGHYAILDFHLLLFKADKLSLLFGYLYHIAALISVIYALHVRDTLQQVASMAYAGSALGAVFAGDLLTLFIFWELLALTSVFLVWARRNGRAYLAGLRYFTLHILSGLLLLGGIVFYGQTHDSLAFGPIGLDGSVLDNPAGWMIFLAFGIKCAFPFFHNWLTDAYPESTPTGTVFLSAFTTKVAVYALARAYPGTELLVYIGATMACFPIFYAVIENDLRRVLAYSLINQLGFMVVGIGIGTSLAINGAVAHAFNDVIFKGLLFMSMGAVLHVTGKINGSELGGLYKKMPKTTVLCIIGAASISAFPLFSGFVSKSMVMSAAIKNGHDWVWLILLFASAGVFHHAGIKIPYFAFFAHDAKLPAREPPVNMLIAMSIAAALCLTIGIYPQALYSLLPYEMSYTPYDVTHVLTQLQLLFFSALAFVWLNLRHLYPPELPSVNLDAEWIYRRLVPDAMRALFDRLFALDQRLRGAAVGGVERMIEGVASHHRADGIMARNWLTGSMVAGVVLLLGVYLILGWL
- a CDS encoding monovalent cation/H+ antiporter subunit D family protein: MSESFLLQLTLLIPLLALVGIQLTARRENVREAVSLIAASALSAVVTQLYQPMLDGDTIAVHWLDILPGLALAFRVEPLGLLFALVASFLWIITTVYAIGYMRGHGEKNQTRFFSLFAVSIGAVMGIAFAENLFTLFIFYEVLTLCTYPLVTHAGTDKARQGGRTYLGILLGTSVGFFLLAIIATWLLTGTLSFQPGGVFSPDTSAALLSVLLVFFVFGVGKAAIMPFHRWLPAAMVAPTPVSALLHAVAVVKAGVFVLLKVCLLIFGFETLRSIPATNWLLYLAAASILLASIIALRQQNLKKRLAYSTVSQLGYITLGALLATSAGMTGSALHIVMHAFGKITLFFCAGAILVAAHKTEIHEMRGLGRQMPITMTAFLVASLCIIGIPPTGGTWSKWYLMLGTFEAEQWILMALLMISSLLSIAYLLPIPLRAFFTNNNPGAVTAGGAVAIKEAPLPSLIALSITAAGCIYLLLFPDAFYQLIKAGI
- a CDS encoding monovalent cation/H+ antiporter subunit D family protein, producing the protein MLAHLPILQVILPLMAAPSCLFIRKATLAWLFTLAVSLAALVVSVLLLQQVYLSGPITYELGGWHAPWGIEYRIDLLNAWVLLIVTALSTAVLAAARTSVARELEANRQTVFYTLYLLCFAGLLGIVATGDAFNVFVFLEISSLSTYALIALGKDRRALWAAFQYLIMGTIGATFILIGIGFLYMMTGTLNMADLAERIPPLSESTTVLAAFAFIFVGICLKLALFPLHLWLPNAYSCAPSIVTAFLAATATKVALYLLLRFTFTVFGVDFSLSHLPLDTLLIGLGLVGVFAASTVAIYQANIKRMLAFSSVAQIGYMVVGIGIGTATALQATLLHLFNHALMKGGLFLALAGLVYQLGGCRIEQFRGLGRTMPWTMAAIVVGGLSLIGMPLTVGFVSKWYLIAAAVEQQLWGVAILVVLGSLLAVAYIWKLVEAAYFQAPTDDTVKEAPLGILLPAWLLIAANVYFGIDTRLPVEVSAAAAQFLLGGAAQ
- a CDS encoding cation:proton antiporter subunit C; translation: MLLASHYNYWIVIALMMIGLYMVIAQGNLVKKIIGLNIFQTSVFIFYISVGKVDGGSAPILSEGVTLYSNPLPHVLILTAIVVGIATTSLALALIIRIKGAYGSIEERDIQAEEALQERSAQQAAAAQTSAGKEQ